The Betta splendens chromosome 24, fBetSpl5.4, whole genome shotgun sequence DNA window TCCCTCGAGGAAGGGTAGGCGCAAAGCGGAGCGGCGGCCCGGGAGAGACGAATCGGCCCGATCTGCGCTGACAGCATCCGCCCTGTTGGCTCCAGCTACATCAGCCTCAGCACCATCCGCGCGAACAGCTGCTGCGCCGCGGCTCTCGGGCTCCCTCTCCCTTCCGTCAGCGGAGCTCGCGCTTCCCTCGCCCGCGGTGCTTCTGCGCCTTCCTGCGGGAGGAGGGGACCCGGACCTGCCTGGGCGTCTGCGGGCTCGCTTGGTTGCCCCTTGCTGGGCTCCGGCCGACGAGGGAGGCCGGTGCTGTCGCCTCCTCCCTGAACTATTGTCTGCGTGGAACTGTGCGGACGGTGATGGAGACTCCGCAGCGCCGCCGGCGGCAGGCTTCATTCTTTGCTCCGTCGAAATGTTATTGTAAAGTTTCACATGCGGACAACACAACAGATGGTCTCATTAGCACAACGCTGATTAATCAATTAATAGACTGTTCACTTTTAACAGAAGTATGAAACTTTAATCTGGAGGAAGAGCCTTCCCGCATGgtgaccactaggtggcgcaCTTGCCCACGGCTTCCCCAGAGCCCGTCTGCTCATCCTGACCCATGGCCTAAGTTTCCAAGGGAGGTGTCGGCCTGCTTGTTCCGCCTAGAACTGTACGCGAAGGGCTGAGCAGTGGGCCGCGGAGCCCACGGACACCCGTGACATCTCACAAGAGTCCAGACTAATTCGCTTGCGAAGTGAGTCGATGCAATGGAAGCTGTAGAGCCTTACCGCAGAGCAGCGAGGCGCGGACACAGGGTACCACCAGGCGCTGCAGGGCATGGGACACGTGACGTCAGGACCTACGTCAGACGTGGAGCGACCGTTCAAGCAGCTTCACCAAAAAGTTTTTCtgcttatttaatttgtttgtagTTGCATGAACAAAATTACGGTTTTAATCGGTGTTATTATGCGATGCATAGCTtcactgtgatttattttttccagTATTAATTTAAGCTTAAATTCTGCATGCTTCCACCACTTTGGCGAGAAATTCAGTTTCTCTGCTTGTTTCTCGGTGTTTATCCGAGCCATTATAGCACCAGTAGGGGGCGCTCCGCTCGCACACATATCTTCCATCAAAATGAAGAGACCAAGCAGGACATAAAACCATCCCTGGAGGTTCATCTCTGTAAAAACAGGTTATTACCAAATTTCCACTCCACTTAGCAAGTACAACATGCtcttgattaaaaataaaaaaaagaaattaacttCAGTTTCTTCAGCTGGAGTGGTCATTATTTTTAGATTAAGCTGGTCTGTGGCTATATGTGTTCAGTCTGGAGGATTTAGGCATAAAAATAATATTCACATTATTAGTTTAGCTCAGGACAGACACCTAGGAAAACGCTGACTGTTTCCACCTTGTTAGGAAAGAATGAGCTACTTAGATATATAATTGCTAATGAGATGAGTGAGTGACAGGTCAGGTTTGCAGGGACTTAACCTCAGCAAACTGACCCTTCACCCTCTAACGGACTGGCCCTTTAAAAAGACTGAGGGGGTCGGTCTACCAGTCAACTCATAAACCCTAGGAGCATACTTTCTCATCAGCAAAGTGACctatattaaattttttttgttttgctcataCATTTTTGACCTATATCTTTAAAGTTTGTGCCCGTGTCTCGTtcagctctgtgctgtgttGCTGCACCAGCGAAGCAGGTAACAGTGACCTGTTAAATGCCTTTGATAGAAAAGCTGTGGACCTTCTGCAATCCTCTTAGTCGCTGGCTTAGATCCCCCTGTGTCCCTGTGAAGAGGACAAAttcatctcctccctctcctcccatctATCATTCACATCGTCGCCCCTGTACTTGGGTATTGCTTTCACATCCACCAATGAGCTATCAACGCAAGCCGAGTTTCAGCTAAAGCGAAAACAGGAAAGGAAAATCCGATGAATAATTTAATAGGTGCCATTAGTGAGTCAACAACATGGGCACCAGTCAATTATGGTGCGTTTGTGACAAGGTAATGAACAAATTAACAGTAAGCTTGTGAACAAATGATTTATACTGTAGTGAGGTATAAAATCCATTTATCAATGCAATAGTGTCAGACTTACAGTAGCGACCTCATGGCAGATTAGcaaaggcttctctccagtgacCTGCTTTCCTTTGTAACTCATGGAGTGACGTGGAAATAAGCTCTTTTGGAGCTAAAGCCAATTTACCCCCAAAGATTAGCGCAGATCTGTCTGGACAGACCAAAGACAGACTACCTTTACCTCACTCACACCACTATATGACTCTATTTCACCATGGAAGAGGCAGGCAAAGGTAGTAGGGGGTAGGAAGAGCAAAACGACGAGGTAGGAATgtttgtagtaaaaaaaaacactcataCACAACTAACGGGGTGCTGATGTTGCCTTTATTTTATCCAGAAGCTCTGTTGTTTTCATTATAACAACACGAATAAATTAGTTTTAATGAGTTTATAAttgtttttcataaaaaaaGCTTGTTTCAGGGTGACTTTCCCCTCAGTTCTACGTGGCAGAGAGACAATATTGTGCTGAACTTCAACCTCTTATTTTGCACCTTAGCTAAATCGCAAAGCaaaaaacgaaacaaaacaaaaaacctgaGGACCCACGAAGAAAATTATACCAAGGATAAACCACAAatttgcataaacactaaagAAACTACCGTTTTcccaaaaaaatatttaaaccaaAAACAGCATATTATAACTGTAGTTTGAGACAGTGGACAGCCCATGATACGCTGGATTGGTGTTGGTGTAACACACCTAACTGCAGATGGCAGATATGAGAActtactttgtgtttttatgtgctaGTCTTTCTCAAacactgtaaacaaacaaacaaaaaaaacacccaattGCAACaactgcttgttgtttttgttggtaAAGGTCTCACTATAATATTAAATAGCTTATTAAAGACTATTTTAGAGTGGAGTTGAAACAATACTGGATTCCAGAGTAGAAAAATCAGAGGTGAATTTTGGTTGATAACTTTGATTTTGGTCCTATTGTGGTCCAAACCACTGTTGGACAGAAGAGCATCCAGTCAGACAACCTGCTGTTTTCTTTAAGAGACAACTGACACCCTTCCCTTCCTCACAAAACCACAACCCATACAGACACACCCATACGCACGCTGATTCCCATTCATCTTCTCCAGTTTGTCACAAATCACATCCGCCTACATGCAGGGATGTTGAAGTTGGATTTCTGTCCATTCCTTCCCTCTCTTCCCACCTTCTCTGGCCCTTAAAGCATCTGTTCTCTTTGGGGTCTCCACCGCTCAGATGCCTCCACTTACTCAATCTCGTTTCGCTCTTCCTTTCTTTTGCCTCTTTGCGTTATCCTCAACGTCCTCCGCGTTGCTATGGCCGTTCATCACCGCCGAGGAGCCGTTTGCGATGGGTTTGTCTCtcctgtgggaggaggagggcttgCGTCGGTAAGCGTGGTAGTAGAAGTTGGCAAAGAGGATGATGAAGGTGACGGTGTAGCTAATGAGAGCCCACTGCATCCACTGAGGGAACGGACAGCCTGTGTAGAGGGACTGGGTAGCGTGGCCGATTGTCACATGGAACTGGATCTattgaacacacacaaaatgaagcGTTAGAATTCACAATATATTCTTACAGTGCCATTAAAACTGCATTGCGACTTATGCTTTTTAAAAGACTGTATCATCAAAATAGCTTCTTCACTCTTATACCAGCTAAGTGACTTGAATAATAAATTGTAAAGGAATATTAAGATCACCATCTGAATAATGGTGAGGTATTTCTTCCACCAGAGGTATTTCTGCATCTGAGGTCCAATTGCTGCCAGCCCATAATAACCGTACATGAGGACGTGGACGCAAGAGTTGATGGTTGCACCTAAAaatgctgtgaacagacaaaaGGTTGATTTTTAGTCTTTAGCCACACAAAATGAGGGCAGTAGTAGTCGACTGGTTCATGTTTTAGTCACCTTGTCCACCGGGGACCCATTTGATGCCAATCCACCAAAGAATAAACATGGTGCAGTGGTGGTAGACGTGGAGGAAGCTGACCTGGTTGAACTTCTTCCTCAGGATGAAAAAGACTGTGTCCAGGAACTCCACTCCTTTGGAGATGTAGTACCACCAAAGAGCTGATGCTATCTAAAGACATAAAGCAAGACTGCATTACCACAgctcacttttatttatttaccttcaTAATGAATTGTCTAGTTTTCTACAGTCAGACTtgctaataaacacatgcacaaagacaCCGTAGAGACTGACAGCAGCTTTCTAAGCTAAGGGTCATGTCATCTCCAAAGAGCAGGGCCACAAGGTGGAGAATGGGGTGGAGTGTTACGGTGGTGAGACAAATTACCCCCGCCTCTCGAGCCAAAGCCACACCCTCTTTGTCCTGAAATCACTAGAGATGTACGCTTCTGTCCCTCAATCCTATCTCTGTTGCTTTCCTCTCCTAATCCCTGTTAAAAGTAAATGCATTcgactacagtatgtgcactaTGAAAATGGGACTGCTGGATATGTCTAAAAACATGCTTTTAatgcaacaaacaaaatgtgGATTTTCAATTGATACTATTTCCTGTGATGTTTGTTCTCTGTGTACAAGGATTTGTATtcgaggggggagggggagcttACCCTGACTTCATTGACATCATTGGAGTAGTTGACAGGCTGACAGAGGTAGCTGTacccagctgctgtggagcttaCTAGGAGCTGAAGCAATGAAAGAAAGGGAGAACAATTTTCTAGCTCTGACCTcaagacagaaacaacagcagcagtaaataCATGCAGAGAGTTGGTAGTGCTCATGTTACTTAGTCAATTAGTTACCATCCCTGCAAGTTATGGATGTTGCATATATGGACATATCTCTACTGTGCTTGCAATCGTCTACCTCTTTGGCGATGTAAAAGTTGAGGACCACCATGCTGAAATTGTAGACTATAAGCGTCTTCCTGAGTGTGTAGGGCTGGCGGTCCTTCATGTATTTAGGCCCCAGCCACAAGGAGAGCAGGTAGAGGCAGCTGAGGGCCAGGGTGGGGGCAGGAGATGACATCATCGGCCACTTCTCCACCCTCTTGTCTGGAGGGAAAAGGCAATGGAGGAGTCATAAGTGTAAGTTACACGTTGGACTAGCTGCACTGTAGTTCACGTGCAACCTAGCGTATTTGCAGTATGTGTTGACTTACTTACACCAGGTTCAAGGCACAGATACCTCCACAGTGCATCACATGACTAGACATCATAACCCTAACCCTCATTGGCCTGTCAGTCGTATTAGGTTAGGGTCTACCGTCACACCATAACTGTATGTCCTCACTGACTTATAAGCCACATAATATACTTTAATATAATGAAAGTAAAAGCTCTGTTATATGTCACAGTCTAATTTCTATTGATTGCTTATCGTTAACATGTGACCAAAACCTTTTCGTAACCCGCATGACATCTCTATTAATTCTCATCATGTGAGAATGAAATCATTGCACATTAATTAGTTAAACTATTATTAGTTTTCCTTAACCATTTGAATTGAACTGCTGTGTCTATGAGGTCTGTGTGGGAAGATTTTGGAAGTGTACATGTGGGAAGACAAGTGACTGTAAAGATCTTACCTGCTATAGTAAGGCTCCATTTGTAAAATTCTATTGTGTCATTCACAAAATGCGTTACAACCTCCATGATGCTGCTTTCGGTCTTGATTGAACTGTGgtgagcagaggcagagaaattACATAACATACACATCTCATCAATGTAACTAGTAGCACAGATAGCAAGACTAAAATCATGTGATTGTAGGAGATGCCACTTCACAAATACTCAGGTAGATGTGCATATTATTGCAataattatacatatatatctaTAATAGGAAATGCATGTGTCCGTATGCTCAGTCGCACCACTTTCATACAATTAGTGTAACTATTAGCCTGCTCTTCATGCCCTTATTTAAGAGTGGAGTAATAAGAATTTCTACAAGACGAAAAACATTTATCTACCTACACGAATATGACATGAAACAAGGCTGAACATTAGAAATAATgttcacctacagtaaatgtatctAAACTAAATATAGCTGCATAACAACCAGTTATTATCCACCTGACAGCGAGAGTGTTTGtataataatctataattaACCCTATGCATTAGATCAGCTGTCCTTTAAATAATTGATTACTCTGTAACTACTTCCCATCAGTACTTATTAGTCGCTGGAGGACTTCAGCGCCAATGCAATTGCAAATGGATGTGAAGTCCTGTTAATCTGACGCAAACAGTTTCTGCAGGAACTCACAGAACATCGTACCAAGCCGGCGTTTAGCTCAGCTCcagtgaaggaggaggacgggatGAGAGGGTTAACCGGGTTTGTGCGCACACAAAAAGACAGGGGCGCATGTGTCAGCAGGTTTCGCTCGGACCGCTCAAGAGGCTTAAGTTCAATTCATCAACGAGCTTAGATGGAGCCTAAGTACAAATGTCCAGCGACCCACGAACCTGCTTGATGGTTATCTGTCTCCATATGCTATGGCATATACAGACTAATGCCTTCGTAATAGTCAAATACCTATATTCTACAGTCATAGAAATAATGAACGTGATTGTTCAATATGCAAATACATCGTAGATAATATCAGACAGAGATCTTATatgcaataaaataatttacGCTTGTTTACATCCTTAATTCAAACATGAGGTTTTGTTCAGGTTTAACAGGTGGATGAGTGGGTGGATGCAAAATAAATACGACGATCAAGTAAATTTCAATATGATGCATTTtacaaaatattatatatacaaaACTATTCAATTATCATGGCATCTTCCCCGCAACAGCTATTTAATTTACCACTAGAATAAGACAAAAACACGCAGATtacaaacaacaattaaaagCGAATTAAAAGACTGATTAGGACAAGAAAGCACACGCACAGCTCTACTCACTGCCGCTACTCACCTGCTCGATATTTAAAGTGTAACTTAATGACATTCGGTGCAATTTGATGCCCAACTCCTTTCAGTTACTGCTCCGCTCTTCTGCCTCTCCTACCGGCACTAATTAGCGTCCACGCCGCTGCGGCTCCGGCTCGACATTAAACAGCACTTTGGCAAAAAACTAGACAAGGCAGTGGAATTTTTATGACAAAGAAAGCCCAATTATTCATTCGACCCACTCACGTACTGCATCTTCTCCCAATCTCCTGAGCACGGCGGACAAGGACGCCACTGCGCATGCGGGGATCCCCCTCTTCTcttgcgcgtgtgtgcgcgcgcgcagccGTTGGCAGCTCAGCTTCTTGGCTTTGTTGGGCGGAAGACGTAATGTCTGCTCACCCTCTGCCTTTAAGTGTGACTAATGAACCAACAACTAAATTGTCGTCCGGTTCACAGGCCGTAAATTGCCGTTTCGTACAAATACGTTTCCGCATGCTGTAAACAACTGTCTTTATCGTCAACTCTGCGTCTCCCTTGCTAATACTGGCGCGCGTGCCTCCCGTGGTTGTGCCACTAGATGGTGCTAACAAGCTAGCTTTGGATGCTAGTCAcctgctcagcctcagcttcagcagaCACGAGGGTTCTCTAAGGAAGTCGGGCCTAATGCTAGAGCTCTGCAGTAAGTCAAGCTTCCGTTTTCTAGGCTGTTGACCATTTAGCTCGTTCTGCAATGTGTCACTGTAATAGCTTATTTAGCTTTGTGGCCACTAACCTTGTTGTTACGGAGTCTATgctaacattttattattatgaatgTATCACCACTTCCCTTCTGTTACCCTGTGTCTTTCCCAAGTTGACCATGGCGCCTCCGAGCACCTGGTGCACTTAGAAAATCCCCTCTGCTCGTTCCTTCCCCAGAGTCATTTATGGATTTGTTCTGTTACTTAGCTTTTCCATGAGCTCAGGCGACAGATACAGCTGGAATGCGCTAACCTGGTCCACAGACCAAAAAGCTGCTAGTCTCCAAACCAGTAAAGGAAAGAAGCCTGTGAAATCTGTGTGTGCTCTCTCTGTTTACTGATGATTCAGACCAAGGCATGTTTCTCATTTACCCACAACTTTAAAGCATGAATCTATTGAATCCTGCTGAGGATCAAAACACAGTctggatatgtgtgtgtgtgtgtttataaatCCCATAAATAACATTAATCAATAACAATATAactatttatacagtatgacaCGTTGTATTTTTACTGGTGTAAAAACCACGAAGatttcctctttcctccatTTTTTTCTAAAGTGATTGGGGGCAGCAGTGGCTCGAGAGGTACCAAAGAGCAGTCACCCACCAATCATTCGGTTCGAATTCTGGCTGTGGTCATGCATCAAAGTGTCCTTGGGATTGTCCTTGGGCACGCCACTGAATCCCAAGTTGCTGGTGAGTAAGATCATGCTGCCTAGGGGCTCTGCTATTgttgtgtgtgcttgcgtgcgtgaaTAAGACACAGTGTCAATGTGCTTTGCAATGCTTTGTGTACCAATGATGTGGAAAAGTGCATATAATTTaccatttaatttaaataatgtatTATGGTAAACTCACATCTATACAACAAAGAGCAGGAAAATGGTGAAATGCAATACACTTGATACTCTAACCTGCTTTTTATAGCTAAATATCTATTagtgttttacatttattggAGTTGAATATGAATATATGTACTGGTGATTTCTATAGGGAAGAACATTAATATTCACAATGTCTGATATACCTTTTTTTTATAGGTcagtaatgtttgtgttttatgttcaaACACTGATGCATTGCATGTTGTCCTTATTTACATATACAAATGCAGATAAATGCATTTGTGCAATTTTCAGGCCATCTGTTGTTTCTGTTCATTGTGATATGTGCTAATGTTAAAATACACATAGCATAATTGTGAATATTTGCATTAGCATGCCTTTGTCTGGAACTGATTGCATTGTATCTTTTAGGTGGTGCAAGTTTGGCACTTGACTTGTTTGACACAAGCACacaccacatgcacacatacgcacacacttGCACCCATGTCTGTGTTGTCCTTGCACCAGTTTGGTTTGGCATATTGAGAATGTGGCATATGCAGACTGTGAAGGAGGCATGTCAGCAGTCCTGTAATCTGTAATGTCATAGCTGGTGTTAAAGtattgcaggtttttttttgttttgcaaagtTGTGTTTTTTCAGCGTTTTGGtcaggaaataaaataaatataacacaGAACGTGCACTACATTATACAATTACAATCACATTAAAATGTTATCATTTTACtatgttttaatatatttagGATTATTTTGGAaatattgaaaagaaaaaagaaatgaatgaatattcTTGGCCTTATGTCCAGTGCTAAAGTAAATAAGACTGCATTAATGTTGAGTTCATTACAGAAACATGTTATTACCACAGACATCTTCTCATTTCACATCTCGTTTTGAAATGTACATGCAGCTTTGTGCACGGTAAAATAGTGGTTATAACAATACCATGAAATGCATCTTTGACTGAATACGCTCTTATGTAAGTGTTTGTGTTACTGAATATAGTAAAGTGTCATGCGTTGATgactggacttcctgttttcaccctTCCTGTTTTCTTGCTCTTCCTATTACTCTTgtcatgtttgttctttttcacTCAAGTTCACGTCTTTTAAGTGTATTGTATCTAACTCACACAATTTTATTACTTTCCTTAGTCATCATATTTCACTCTACATCTGGAAGtgacattttttaaatagtaGATATGTTATGCTTTCCAACCGATTGAATGCCAGAGCATAACCATCTCTTTTTATCCCTGAAAGCATCCATCAGTGATACATTACCTTAAGATTTATGCTGGAACACACTGTGCACAAACCACCAAAGGGAAATTTTCTTCTGTAGGGCACATTTACAGCCAACCACCTGGGACAAACCATTTTCCACATACCTCTGGAACAGTGCATGCTTTAAAGTCTGTTGGGAAATACCACTTTCCAAAACATTCTGCTGTAGTACAAAGGGAGCATTTTACTTCAAGAAGTGATCCGTCAGGATCGTTACAGTATCCGTTTGCAATAAAAATCTCATCTCACAGTGGACGACACATGTATACATTTCCAGTAGT harbors:
- the LOC114850078 gene encoding elongation of very long chain fatty acids protein 4-like, which encodes MEVVTHFVNDTIEFYKWSLTIADKRVEKWPMMSSPAPTLALSCLYLLSLWLGPKYMKDRQPYTLRKTLIVYNFSMVVLNFYIAKELLVSSTAAGYSYLCQPVNYSNDVNEVRIASALWWYYISKGVEFLDTVFFILRKKFNQVSFLHVYHHCTMFILWWIGIKWVPGGQAFLGATINSCVHVLMYGYYGLAAIGPQMQKYLWWKKYLTIIQMIQFHVTIGHATQSLYTGCPFPQWMQWALISYTVTFIILFANFYYHAYRRKPSSSHRRDKPIANGSSAVMNGHSNAEDVEDNAKRQKKGRAKRD